In Streptomyces sp. NBC_00344, the genomic window CTTTCCCAGATGCACGTCTCCCGGCTGCTGACCCGAACGCTGACCAAACTCCGCAAGGGGATGCTCGCTCAGGACTGAGTTCTCTGCGCCGGGGCGAGGGCGTTGATTACCGCTGCACGTACAGGCCGAGGGCTAGTTCCTGCAGGCGCTGCGGACACACCGGCGGGGACCGACGTCGAGAGGGCCGACACCTCTCGTCTCGACATGGACAGGCGACTCGAGCCGGTGCTGCCGGTCAGTGTGCCGAGCCCGCGCGCCGTCGAAGCCACGCGCCGCGGTGACTCGCTGACCCCGACGCTACAGCCGAAAGGGGCGTCCGAAGCTACTTCCTGTAACTGCTCATCCACTCCCGGACCTCCTCCGGCGAGTGAGTGTGGCTTCCTGGATGCAGCCGACGTCGGAGACAATCTGGCCAGGGGGGCAGTAGCCGCACTGGAAGGCGTTCTCGTCGATGAAAGCCTGCTTGCAGGGGTGGAGTTGGCCGCTGCCGGTCAGGCCCTCGATCGTGGCGACCGTGGCGCACCTCCAGCCGGACCGCGAGGGTCAGGCAGGCGTTCTGCCTGTGCTCGTCGACGAGCACCGTGCACGCCCCGCAGGCCCCCGCGTCGCAGCGTTTCCTCGCCCCGGTCGAATCCAGGTGCTCGCGCTACAGCCAGCAGTGAGGTGACGGCGTCTCCAGCAGGAGGGCGCCCGGGCTGGCGGACAGCAGCCCGCAGGCAGGACTCCGACGATGTCATCGTCGGAGCCCCGTCATGTTCAACGCCGTCACCGCCAGCAGACGACATCGGACGTTCTCGGGCCGGGGACTGGTCAGGCGGCCTGGGTGAGTTCGGCGCGCCCGAACAGCAAGGCGTATCTCTCCTGGTACTGGGAGGGCTGGATGCCCTTGAGCGCGGACCCCACGATGGCGCTGTCCTGAACGTCTGAACCTGAGTAGCGGGGCGGACGCATCACTGATGCCCGCTCGGGCTGGGGCGCGGGTGGGCTACCAGCCAGCAGACAAGGGTGTGGCCCGGCACGGGTGCCGGGCCACACACATCACACGGCCTCGGGAAAGCACGGCCGCAGGAGTCGCTGAGGTCAGCGCTTGAAGGTGTCCTTGGTCTTCTCCTTGGCCTGGCGGGCGTCGCCCATGGCCTGGTCGGCACGGCCTTCGGCGGTGAGACGTTCGTTACCCACGGTGCGGCCGGCGGCTTCCTTGACCTTGCCCTTGGCCTGCTCGGTCTTGGCCTGGGTCTTCTCGTTGGCAGCCA contains:
- a CDS encoding CsbD family protein: MAANEKTQAKTEQAKGKVKEAAGRTVGNERLTAEGRADQAMGDARQAKEKTKDTFKR